A region of Curvibacter sp. AEP1-3 DNA encodes the following proteins:
- a CDS encoding S8 family peptidase, translating to MPDQANHKRHHLVLEKTSEAKPYTAHKATGGAKPVIPELNRAQHGGALNAQLQELKPLAALVKERQVEIGLEAGLGIQIQFLSRPDAELAFEKLASEAKHKGIELLSVQEVDGKAVVANVFVPDGQLQHFEKLIVDYLNERKTEAGVARDNKKLLNTIGSIRSSVMSGLWTDAPELLPANQDEPFWWEVWLRRAKGNAGHYLHDFRRIAAMAECQVSDAVVEFPERSVVMMYGSQRQLAQSVMLLNCVAELRRAKDTAAFFVGLTIPEQRQWATDLAARLQIPLDTNDVPRVCLLDSGVNRAHPLLEPLMDHADLHTVNAAWGAHDQANHGTGLAGLAAYGDLHEYLASNEPVQIGHRLESVKLTPNQGANAGDDKHHARLFIDAVTLPEAHFGERKRVFTSAVTATDYRDFGRPSSWSSTVDALASDALGEGAFPRLFVLSAGNIDDRNHWMQYPASLSVNQIHDPGQSWNALTVGAFSTKVNLNEPNAAAFTPIAPEGALSPFTTTSSQWTNRAWPLKPDVVFEGGNAASDGVAADNFGSLELLTTNNQPLTRLFWTTNATSAASALCARMAAQIMAAYPQLRPETVRALIVSSAEWTEAMLQMFPAQGAQRTKQENLALIKHCGWGVPNLDRALWSAGNSLSLVLEDQLNPYVKDGSAIKTREMNFHALPWPLEQLEALQDTQVEMRVTLSYFIEPNPSARGSTSKYHYPSHRLRFAVRRPLESVENFQARINAATVREEEGRVAAPADPEWLLGEGLRHRGSLHHDIWRGSAAELASRGFIGVYPANGWWRTRQAQERYGLPARYSLIVSIQTPGVDVDLYTPIEQLIAAQVAVPIVLDT from the coding sequence ATGCCGGATCAAGCCAACCATAAGCGCCATCATCTCGTATTAGAAAAAACTTCTGAAGCGAAGCCGTACACCGCCCATAAGGCCACCGGTGGTGCGAAACCTGTCATTCCCGAATTGAATCGGGCTCAGCATGGCGGAGCGCTAAACGCGCAACTTCAGGAGCTGAAGCCGCTGGCTGCGTTGGTCAAGGAGCGTCAGGTGGAGATCGGCTTGGAAGCTGGGCTAGGCATCCAGATCCAATTTTTGTCTCGGCCAGACGCTGAATTGGCGTTCGAAAAGCTTGCCTCTGAAGCCAAGCACAAAGGCATTGAGTTGCTGAGTGTCCAAGAGGTCGATGGCAAGGCAGTAGTCGCTAATGTCTTTGTTCCAGATGGACAGCTTCAGCACTTTGAGAAGTTAATTGTCGATTACCTAAACGAGCGAAAGACTGAGGCGGGCGTTGCCCGCGACAACAAAAAGCTTTTGAACACCATAGGCAGCATTCGGAGCTCTGTGATGTCAGGCCTGTGGACGGATGCCCCGGAGCTGCTGCCTGCTAATCAGGACGAGCCGTTCTGGTGGGAAGTTTGGCTGCGCCGTGCAAAGGGTAATGCAGGCCACTACCTCCATGATTTCCGGCGCATCGCGGCGATGGCTGAATGCCAAGTGAGTGATGCTGTCGTTGAATTTCCAGAGCGCTCAGTCGTAATGATGTACGGCTCCCAACGGCAACTGGCGCAGTCCGTGATGCTGTTGAATTGCGTAGCGGAATTGCGTCGAGCGAAAGATACGGCAGCCTTCTTTGTTGGGCTGACCATTCCAGAGCAGCGCCAATGGGCTACTGACCTCGCGGCGCGGCTTCAGATTCCACTCGACACCAACGACGTGCCGCGTGTCTGCCTCCTTGATTCGGGAGTCAATCGAGCTCACCCACTGCTTGAGCCATTGATGGATCATGCAGACCTTCACACCGTCAATGCCGCTTGGGGGGCACACGACCAAGCAAATCATGGCACTGGTCTTGCAGGGCTGGCCGCCTATGGCGACCTGCACGAGTACTTGGCCTCAAACGAACCTGTTCAGATCGGCCACCGCCTGGAGTCCGTCAAGCTGACTCCGAATCAGGGGGCAAATGCGGGAGATGACAAGCATCATGCGCGACTGTTTATCGATGCCGTCACTCTGCCTGAGGCGCATTTCGGCGAGCGCAAGAGAGTATTCACGTCGGCGGTTACGGCTACCGATTACCGCGATTTTGGCCGGCCTTCTTCGTGGTCTTCCACAGTAGACGCGCTTGCATCTGACGCACTGGGCGAAGGCGCGTTCCCCCGGCTTTTTGTTCTCTCAGCCGGCAACATCGACGACCGGAATCACTGGATGCAGTATCCGGCGAGCTTGTCCGTCAACCAAATCCATGATCCCGGCCAATCTTGGAACGCACTGACTGTTGGCGCGTTCAGTACCAAGGTCAACTTGAATGAGCCGAACGCTGCCGCGTTCACGCCGATTGCGCCTGAGGGCGCATTGAGTCCGTTCACGACTACCTCTTCTCAATGGACAAATAGAGCTTGGCCCCTGAAGCCTGATGTTGTGTTTGAAGGCGGTAACGCCGCGTCAGATGGCGTTGCGGCGGACAATTTTGGTAGCCTGGAGCTGCTTACAACCAACAATCAACCGTTGACTAGGCTGTTCTGGACAACAAACGCCACAAGCGCCGCCTCGGCGTTGTGCGCCCGCATGGCCGCGCAGATCATGGCTGCCTATCCGCAGCTACGTCCAGAGACAGTACGTGCGCTGATTGTGAGTTCGGCTGAATGGACTGAAGCCATGCTGCAAATGTTCCCGGCTCAGGGTGCGCAGCGGACCAAGCAGGAAAACTTGGCGCTCATCAAGCACTGTGGATGGGGTGTTCCGAATCTGGATCGTGCACTTTGGAGTGCGGGGAATTCGCTGTCCCTCGTGCTTGAAGATCAGCTCAACCCGTATGTCAAAGATGGCAGCGCCATCAAGACCAGGGAGATGAACTTTCATGCGTTGCCGTGGCCTCTTGAACAACTAGAGGCTCTACAGGACACCCAAGTTGAAATGCGGGTGACGCTTTCCTACTTCATCGAACCCAATCCATCCGCTCGCGGCAGCACCTCAAAGTATCACTACCCGTCCCACCGACTACGCTTTGCAGTTCGGCGTCCCTTGGAGTCAGTCGAGAACTTTCAGGCGCGGATCAATGCAGCCACGGTACGAGAGGAGGAGGGGCGCGTCGCTGCGCCTGCTGACCCCGAATGGTTGCTGGGAGAGGGGCTTCGTCATCGTGGTTCGTTGCATCACGACATCTGGCGGGGCAGCGCGGCAGAGCTGGCGAGTCGTGGCTTCATCGGGGTGTATCCCGCCAACGGCTGGTGGCGAACTCGGCAGGCGCAGGAGAGATACGGCTTGCCTGCACGATACAGCCTCATCGTATCCATCCAAACGCCTGGGGTGGACGTTGATCTGTACACGCCAATTGAGCAGCTCATTGCGGCTCAAGTTGCAGTGCCTATCGTCCTCGATACCTGA
- a CDS encoding low temperature requirement protein A, with translation MTFRDDLPRHANGRTATWFELFFDLVFVVAVAQLSGAYAHHYDLAGALVFALAFLAMWWCWLGHTFHATRFDDDSSRRRGLGFLQIVTVALIGYGVSDPLGDRAWAFGSGIAAFKALLALAYRGERHWRGAFGLIRVYTTLYALQALLWLAGSVSEPLRWATWGLALGLDLASPWLVARHTAAVPPHPEHLPERFGLFTIILLGEGMAAVVHALDHVEKLNPSSVVAALVGATLSFGLWMLYFRRVKGQDERHITDAVGGQRLRLWAYGHVPLYMGIASLAAGTVALAAPGALTPTSALIYLGGLTLTLIGMLVLKQAGQNTDHD, from the coding sequence ATGACATTCCGTGACGATCTGCCCCGACATGCCAACGGCCGCACGGCGACTTGGTTCGAATTGTTCTTCGACTTGGTGTTCGTGGTCGCGGTGGCGCAGCTCTCAGGCGCATACGCGCATCACTATGACTTGGCCGGGGCGCTGGTATTCGCGCTGGCCTTCTTGGCCATGTGGTGGTGCTGGCTGGGCCACACCTTTCACGCGACACGGTTCGACGACGACAGCAGCCGTCGGCGTGGGCTGGGTTTCCTGCAGATCGTGACGGTGGCGCTGATCGGCTACGGCGTGTCGGATCCACTGGGTGATCGTGCTTGGGCGTTTGGCAGCGGCATCGCGGCCTTCAAAGCGCTGCTTGCGCTGGCCTACCGGGGTGAGCGGCACTGGCGTGGGGCTTTCGGACTGATCCGCGTTTACACCACGCTTTACGCGCTGCAGGCGCTGCTGTGGCTGGCGGGCTCGGTATCCGAGCCGCTGCGCTGGGCGACTTGGGGTCTCGCGCTTGGGCTGGACTTGGCATCGCCCTGGTTGGTGGCGAGGCACACCGCGGCGGTGCCGCCCCACCCCGAGCACCTGCCCGAGCGCTTCGGACTATTCACCATCATCCTGCTCGGAGAAGGCATGGCCGCAGTGGTGCACGCACTGGACCACGTCGAGAAACTGAACCCGTCCTCGGTAGTCGCGGCTCTGGTCGGTGCGACGCTGAGTTTTGGGCTGTGGATGCTGTACTTCCGCCGCGTCAAGGGCCAAGACGAGCGCCACATCACCGACGCGGTAGGCGGCCAGCGCCTGCGGCTCTGGGCCTACGGCCATGTTCCTCTCTACATGGGCATCGCGAGTCTAGCGGCCGGCACTGTGGCGCTAGCAGCGCCAGGGGCACTTACTCCCACGTCAGCTTTGATTTATCTTGGTGGTCTGACGCTGACGCTGATTGGCATGCTCGTACTTAAACAGGCTGGACAAAACACCGACCACGACTAA